From Myxococcales bacterium, the proteins below share one genomic window:
- a CDS encoding tetratricopeptide repeat protein: protein MAEAPKPPSSVTDLDAIDVEFDDPLSVDKLLEITGENWSIDAQVESLKEATKSPEPKGIAPLAPQVRPPLPTDLDPKKSIPPKAVSMPPPLPSAPPPAPSGPQGAAPPLPAAAGSKPSAAAKPPAPPPKPSVAPPPLPPLAQADATGSHARPKPSVAPPPPPLPPSAEGTGSHAKPSVAPRLPPSAEGTGSHAKPSVAPPPLPPAGEKPKIRPAPPPPPPEPRERLSRDDEATTLPIEGRVEALAPQVTHEPPKPDARTSVVVPPPLPRAEKNRSIPPDGKIAPVGDDARPKVPPPAPPVSAPAKREEPARARGLAEHAQVLIQLLEARSKALEGTQDTVGLARTLLELSIAEETLGDEGRASAHAEAALRVDPKNTTAHGILRRRSFGKASLGTMLEHLAEEIAGATMEAASVELLAERARLLSARGDRPGEAIAAWEHVLTRAPVHAGALRGLEGALWEQTVENESVEAFEALVSHLGDLADAYASQPELSAWLLVESGLVLERRLGRPRAARSAFERALALDPQIGAVRSALVRHVTATGDFATLAALLEEEAGLETDPVRASRLDLDAACICRDRLADDGRAMFLLERAASRVPTSEPVDRRVLDDLCDLYEEHGQLADAVRIRGARLRFVTEPSVIVHERRHMVEVREKLSDFGGAIDDLRSALEIDSDDARLVDMHDRLLHVVGRHDERVSLWLRRAAEALDAPKRARALVRAAGVLEKNLGRPDEARLHLKAAWVASPGDAETLDALSRLMSPTKVEPTTGEVRKLVELYAQAADGAKDPGRRIAFLEKGALLWEELLGEPSRAAKLYEDILDLEPDRRGAVLGLLRTAARVGDDRGLSRALLSEAKRATPPSEALALRSRAAEALSRVDPARAIAIVDEVLSDDGTFPAARALETRLHEEAGRWERVAESLRARIASAGSVEEKVGLWLCLARVCDVRLGQTQDALLALESAKKIDPVHPVPPVEIARMLRKVGDFEGLRGSLERLGDESIAKDERSRFFVRAAELDELRLGNDASAAKLYARALAETPEDPHVAERLERVLTRRALAMAPTRVHGDVSVHVEGLLPIADLLEARLRIASTREEELSLSFDLAQLLVDCGKDAGRSSRLLEGVLEAIPSHVPSLRLLEVSARRQGSFTGLARVLGQEGSAFTDVRARAGALWNLAWLEEWRLPVSASDGTATYAKLLDLDPTDPGALEATVRRELANARRGDPKARRAVHGALRAMCALVAEDGPLLALLLRLGLMVEAHALETGETDLFRSAMERFRAALETDPQSVTAATALSRLATRLGDAAGALAASISLSELASKPDVRARYLVDAAEILLAVDPDESERTRERIGPPEGRSERACAHLEAAIAADPNARAAAVRLAHVRRERGESERLVEVFFTALSRAKDPDAIVLLGTEIAKVARDDLKELTLAIDAMRKVREAAPGSIPSLLMLAELCIAQRAWPEAVEALEDVVARGKEPGPRLTALFALASVFEKVLSRPEDAEATLRRALEIDPVNLRALRALIHRLVAKQGERAPGGEASQKLPIRLEIAGLLERLAEVEPDFATKTEIFLQLAEVRASVKDGRATEKAIIDALAHTPAHPRAEERFERLYRGPDGKVDAVAYARGLAALVGRGQSLSRSDATWYFRLGRVEVRELARLKDGTAHLRQALKLAPDLHDARVELAQGLARLGAHDEAVAAVMALLVPSARPLVAATDASVALEVLERSLGADRRPEEAIVVSEIRAIMGDLDEGRNAWLRARRLGPMSQHHMALDRATLFSHVVPEEGRHPIFEVAAAVAGLEAKTVRGDLAELGLQSKDKLGKRSGHPLRALLDRLARALGLGDVELAISPQTARVRVIVQDVPWVVVPHSFAELPEPTQLAGLGRALARIAMCVPWIEELPAPHVEAYLVACARQAMPAYGRDELDVLQQKLCLQYEPLVAKEIGRKQKQALERVVPALSLATGRPAAVDVLVGAIARAELRTAYVLTGDALATIDELRAVDGALHAATEKPGRRAVEAVLAHPFAGDVVRFALGSESVALRRRVGSTWAS from the coding sequence ATGGCCGAAGCCCCGAAGCCTCCCTCGTCCGTCACCGATCTCGATGCCATCGACGTCGAGTTCGACGACCCGCTGAGCGTCGACAAGCTGCTCGAGATCACGGGTGAGAACTGGTCGATCGACGCGCAGGTCGAGTCGCTCAAGGAGGCGACCAAGTCGCCCGAGCCGAAGGGCATCGCCCCGCTCGCCCCGCAGGTCCGGCCCCCGCTCCCGACGGACCTCGATCCGAAGAAGTCGATTCCGCCGAAGGCCGTCTCGATGCCTCCGCCCCTGCCGAGCGCTCCCCCTCCGGCGCCGTCGGGGCCTCAAGGCGCCGCGCCCCCGCTGCCTGCTGCCGCGGGCTCGAAGCCGAGCGCCGCCGCGAAGCCCCCTGCTCCTCCGCCGAAGCCGAGCGTCGCGCCGCCGCCGCTGCCGCCGCTCGCACAGGCCGACGCGACCGGGAGCCACGCGCGCCCGAAGCCGAGCGTCGCGCCGCCACCGCCGCCGCTGCCACCGTCGGCCGAAGGGACGGGGAGCCACGCGAAGCCGAGCGTCGCGCCGCGCCTGCCGCCGTCGGCCGAAGGGACGGGGAGCCACGCGAAGCCGAGCGTCGCGCCGCCGCCGCTGCCGCCCGCCGGAGAAAAGCCGAAGATCCGGCCGGCACCACCGCCCCCGCCGCCCGAGCCGAGAGAGCGCCTCTCGCGGGATGACGAGGCGACGACGCTGCCGATCGAGGGTCGCGTGGAGGCACTGGCTCCGCAGGTCACGCACGAGCCCCCGAAGCCCGACGCGCGGACGTCGGTCGTCGTGCCTCCGCCGCTGCCGCGTGCCGAAAAAAACCGGTCGATCCCTCCGGACGGCAAGATCGCCCCGGTCGGCGACGACGCGCGACCGAAGGTGCCGCCCCCGGCGCCGCCCGTGTCCGCGCCCGCGAAGCGCGAAGAGCCGGCGCGCGCCCGTGGGCTCGCCGAGCATGCCCAAGTGTTGATCCAACTGCTCGAGGCGCGCTCGAAGGCGCTCGAGGGCACCCAGGACACCGTAGGCCTCGCGCGCACCCTGCTCGAGCTCTCGATCGCGGAAGAGACCCTTGGTGACGAGGGCCGCGCGAGCGCACACGCCGAGGCCGCGCTCCGTGTCGACCCGAAGAACACGACGGCCCACGGCATCCTGCGTCGTCGTTCGTTCGGCAAAGCGAGCCTCGGGACGATGCTCGAGCACCTCGCGGAGGAGATCGCGGGCGCGACCATGGAGGCCGCGAGCGTGGAGCTCTTGGCGGAGCGCGCGCGTCTCCTGTCCGCCCGAGGCGATCGGCCGGGGGAGGCGATCGCGGCCTGGGAGCACGTCCTGACCCGAGCGCCGGTCCACGCGGGCGCGCTCCGTGGGCTCGAGGGTGCGCTCTGGGAGCAGACCGTCGAGAACGAGAGCGTCGAGGCCTTCGAGGCGCTGGTGTCGCACCTCGGGGATCTCGCCGACGCGTACGCGTCGCAGCCCGAGCTCTCGGCGTGGCTCCTCGTCGAGAGCGGCCTCGTGCTCGAGCGTCGCCTCGGGCGGCCTCGGGCGGCTCGCAGCGCCTTCGAACGGGCGCTCGCCCTCGATCCCCAGATTGGAGCCGTGCGTAGCGCGCTCGTCCGCCACGTGACGGCCACCGGAGACTTCGCCACGCTCGCGGCGCTGCTCGAAGAAGAGGCCGGGCTCGAGACCGACCCTGTCCGTGCCTCGCGCCTCGACCTCGACGCGGCCTGCATTTGCCGCGACAGGCTCGCGGACGACGGTCGCGCCATGTTCCTCCTCGAGCGCGCCGCGTCCCGCGTGCCCACGAGCGAACCTGTCGATCGCCGCGTGCTCGACGACCTCTGCGACCTCTACGAAGAGCATGGTCAGCTCGCCGACGCAGTCCGCATCCGCGGGGCGCGCCTTCGGTTCGTCACCGAGCCGTCGGTCATCGTGCACGAACGCCGACACATGGTAGAAGTGCGCGAAAAGCTTTCGGATTTTGGTGGTGCGATCGACGATCTGCGCTCGGCGCTCGAGATCGACTCCGACGACGCACGGCTCGTGGACATGCACGATCGGCTCCTCCACGTCGTCGGCCGTCACGACGAGCGTGTCTCCCTCTGGCTAAGGCGCGCGGCCGAGGCCCTCGACGCGCCGAAGCGCGCTCGCGCCCTCGTGCGTGCGGCGGGCGTGCTCGAGAAGAACCTCGGTCGGCCCGACGAGGCGCGCCTCCACCTCAAGGCGGCGTGGGTCGCGAGCCCGGGAGACGCCGAGACCCTCGACGCGCTCTCCCGCCTCATGTCGCCGACCAAGGTCGAGCCGACGACCGGTGAGGTGCGAAAGCTCGTCGAGCTCTATGCGCAAGCCGCCGATGGCGCGAAAGATCCCGGGCGGAGGATCGCGTTCCTCGAGAAGGGGGCGCTCCTCTGGGAGGAGCTCTTGGGCGAGCCGTCGCGCGCCGCGAAGCTCTACGAGGACATCCTCGATCTCGAGCCCGACCGGCGCGGCGCGGTGCTCGGTCTGCTGCGTACGGCGGCCCGCGTGGGAGACGACCGTGGTCTTTCGCGTGCGCTCCTCTCCGAGGCCAAGCGGGCGACCCCCCCGAGCGAGGCGCTCGCTCTCCGTTCGCGTGCGGCAGAGGCGCTCTCGCGGGTCGATCCGGCGCGCGCCATCGCCATCGTCGACGAGGTGCTCTCCGACGACGGCACCTTCCCCGCCGCGCGCGCCCTCGAGACCCGTCTCCACGAAGAGGCGGGGCGATGGGAGCGCGTGGCCGAGTCGCTCCGGGCACGTATCGCGAGCGCAGGATCGGTCGAAGAGAAGGTCGGGCTGTGGCTGTGCCTCGCGCGTGTATGCGACGTGCGTCTCGGGCAGACGCAAGACGCGCTCCTCGCGCTCGAGTCCGCCAAGAAGATCGACCCTGTCCACCCCGTGCCACCGGTCGAGATCGCACGGATGCTCCGAAAGGTGGGCGATTTCGAGGGGTTGCGTGGGTCGCTCGAGCGCCTCGGGGACGAGTCGATCGCGAAGGACGAGCGGTCGCGGTTCTTCGTGCGCGCCGCCGAGCTCGACGAGCTGCGTCTCGGAAACGACGCTTCGGCCGCGAAGCTCTACGCGCGCGCGCTCGCGGAGACGCCCGAGGATCCCCACGTCGCCGAGCGCCTCGAGCGTGTGCTCACCCGCCGCGCTCTCGCCATGGCGCCGACGCGCGTCCACGGCGACGTGAGCGTACACGTCGAGGGGCTCCTTCCCATCGCCGACCTCCTCGAGGCGCGGCTCCGGATCGCTTCGACCCGGGAGGAGGAGCTCTCGCTCTCGTTCGATCTCGCTCAGCTGCTCGTCGACTGCGGCAAGGACGCCGGGCGCTCGAGCCGGCTCCTCGAAGGGGTGCTCGAGGCCATCCCGAGCCACGTGCCGTCCCTCCGCCTTCTCGAGGTCTCGGCGCGGCGCCAGGGGTCGTTCACCGGGCTCGCGCGTGTGCTCGGGCAAGAGGGCTCCGCGTTCACCGACGTCCGCGCACGCGCCGGGGCTCTCTGGAACCTCGCCTGGCTCGAGGAATGGCGCCTGCCGGTCTCGGCGTCCGACGGGACGGCCACGTACGCGAAGCTGCTCGACCTCGATCCCACGGATCCAGGCGCCCTCGAGGCGACGGTGCGCCGCGAGCTCGCGAACGCGCGCCGAGGAGATCCGAAGGCGCGACGCGCGGTGCACGGTGCCCTCCGTGCGATGTGCGCGCTCGTCGCCGAGGACGGGCCGCTGCTCGCCCTGCTCCTACGCCTCGGCCTCATGGTGGAGGCGCACGCCCTCGAGACGGGCGAGACCGATCTCTTCCGGAGCGCCATGGAGCGGTTCCGTGCGGCGCTCGAGACCGACCCGCAGAGCGTCACGGCCGCGACGGCGCTCTCTCGGCTCGCGACGCGCCTCGGGGACGCGGCAGGCGCGCTGGCGGCGTCGATCTCGCTCTCCGAGCTCGCCTCCAAGCCCGACGTGCGCGCGCGCTACCTCGTGGATGCGGCCGAGATCCTGCTCGCGGTCGACCCGGACGAGAGCGAGCGTACCCGCGAGCGGATCGGGCCTCCGGAGGGTCGCTCCGAGCGTGCGTGCGCGCACCTCGAGGCCGCGATCGCCGCCGACCCGAACGCGCGCGCGGCGGCCGTACGTCTCGCTCACGTTCGCCGGGAGCGTGGGGAGTCCGAGCGCCTCGTGGAGGTCTTCTTCACGGCCCTCTCGCGCGCCAAAGACCCCGACGCGATCGTGCTCTTGGGCACCGAGATCGCCAAGGTCGCGCGGGACGATCTCAAGGAGCTCACGCTCGCGATCGACGCCATGCGAAAGGTGCGAGAGGCAGCCCCGGGCTCGATCCCGTCGCTCCTCATGCTCGCCGAGCTCTGCATCGCGCAGCGCGCGTGGCCGGAGGCGGTCGAGGCGCTCGAGGACGTGGTGGCGCGGGGCAAGGAGCCGGGCCCGCGGCTCACCGCGCTCTTCGCGCTGGCGAGCGTCTTCGAGAAGGTGCTGTCGCGCCCGGAGGACGCAGAGGCCACGCTGCGCCGCGCGCTCGAGATCGACCCCGTGAACCTGCGCGCCCTGCGCGCGCTCATCCATCGCCTCGTGGCCAAGCAGGGGGAACGGGCTCCCGGGGGCGAAGCCTCGCAGAAGCTGCCGATCCGGCTCGAGATCGCGGGGCTCCTCGAGCGGCTCGCCGAGGTCGAGCCCGACTTCGCCACGAAGACCGAGATCTTCCTCCAGCTCGCGGAGGTGCGCGCGAGCGTGAAGGACGGGCGGGCCACCGAGAAGGCGATCATCGACGCCCTCGCCCACACCCCCGCACATCCGCGCGCCGAAGAGCGCTTCGAGCGGCTCTACCGCGGACCCGACGGCAAGGTCGACGCCGTGGCCTACGCGAGAGGCCTCGCGGCGCTCGTGGGACGTGGCCAGTCGCTCTCGCGCTCGGACGCGACCTGGTACTTCCGGCTCGGGCGGGTCGAGGTGCGCGAGCTCGCGCGCCTCAAGGACGGTACGGCGCATTTGCGCCAAGCGCTCAAGCTGGCGCCCGACCTCCACGACGCCCGTGTCGAGCTCGCCCAGGGCCTCGCCAGGCTCGGCGCCCACGACGAGGCCGTCGCGGCGGTGATGGCGCTCCTGGTCCCGAGCGCGCGCCCTCTCGTCGCCGCCACCGACGCGAGCGTCGCCCTCGAGGTCCTCGAGCGCTCCCTCGGGGCCGACCGCCGGCCCGAGGAGGCGATCGTCGTCAGCGAGATCCGCGCGATCATGGGCGATCTCGACGAAGGACGGAACGCGTGGCTCCGCGCGAGGCGGCTCGGCCCGATGTCGCAGCACCACATGGCGCTCGACCGCGCGACGCTCTTCTCCCACGTGGTGCCGGAAGAGGGCCGCCACCCGATCTTCGAGGTCGCGGCGGCCGTAGCGGGGCTCGAGGCGAAGACCGTGCGCGGCGACCTCGCCGAGCTCGGGCTCCAGAGCAAGGACAAGCTCGGAAAGCGGAGCGGGCACCCCCTCCGTGCGCTGCTCGACAGGCTCGCGCGTGCGCTCGGTCTAGGTGACGTCGAGCTCGCGATCTCCCCACAGACGGCGCGCGTCCGCGTCATCGTCCAAGACGTCCCGTGGGTCGTCGTCCCTCACTCGTTCGCCGAGCTCCCCGAGCCCACGCAGCTCGCGGGTCTCGGCCGCGCGCTCGCGCGGATCGCCATGTGCGTCCCGTGGATCGAGGAGCTGCCCGCGCCCCACGTCGAGGCCTACCTCGTCGCGTGCGCGCGCCAGGCGATGCCCGCCTACGGTCGCGACGAGCTCGACGTGCTCCAGCAGAAGCTGTGCCTCCAGTACGAGCCGCTCGTCGCCAAGGAGATCGGCCGAAAGCAGAAGCAGGCCCTCGAACGTGTCGTCCCGGCGCTCTCTCTCGCGACCGGGCGCCCCGCGGCGGTCGACGTGCTCGTCGGGGCGATCGCGCGCGCCGAGCTCCGGACGGCCTACGTCCTCACGGGCGATGCGCTCGCCACCATCGACGAGCTTCGCGCCGTCGACGGAGCGCTCCATGCGGCGACCGAGAAGCCGGGGCGGCGCGCGGTCGAGGCCGTGCTCGCGCACCCCTTCGCGGGGGACGTCGTTCGGTTCGCGCTCGGGAGCGAGTCGGTGGCCCTTCGTCGCCGCGTCGGCTCGACCTGGGCGAGCTGA
- a CDS encoding sulfatase-like hydrolase/transferase, with protein MPHTENPAEADADKGPASRAKVASGLFAPLSRIPKKRAVVVRRWASRALLVMPTVLIVAADIAHRHQRLTHFDSREKAFYLISVLASLWLWGGLLAAASRHRGTSRHFARVLALVAGVLAFGAQIYLFDRYMAYMNHRAVLVGTQMMPSIGQQLWFDRYAFARALLPPIVLSLAIPYVARKLAPTPKAVGRSALDFACVALLVVMFVDPERGGEQGATPDTLYVSAMGQLARARWDHNETVDRVHPGPRTPIPLPELHANPRAKRNVLFIITESVRSHSVCVEPRDDCKLTPFSNAAVPDRLPFTQLRALDSTTAISLAIMWSGLSPAESRKDLHSAPLLWEYLSAAHLHGTYFTSQNLLFGNSGTWLEGLPIDRRVSATEIDPQSTYETGADDGILVDHVISHLDGLGEPRVDVVHLSNTHFPYKVDPRYSPFQPQEEATGPGYETQILNRYQDSIYLQDMAVGRFLTAFKKRPDAAHTVIVFVSDHGEQMREHGAVGHTGTLYDAEIRIPLWIDAPPGTLTEDERKTLVALRHAPLLSIDIFPTILDLVGLWEAPELAPFRARMPGRSLLSGGTPLETPTILTNCSELWACAFKNWGAIRGTRKLIAHQGDNHWNCFDVAKDPEEKTDLGIDACRDLLPLAEGNGRGRPF; from the coding sequence ATGCCGCACACCGAGAACCCGGCCGAAGCCGACGCGGACAAGGGGCCGGCCTCGCGGGCGAAGGTCGCCTCGGGGCTGTTCGCTCCTCTGTCGCGCATCCCGAAGAAGCGCGCGGTCGTCGTGCGGCGCTGGGCCTCGCGTGCGCTCCTGGTCATGCCGACCGTGCTCATCGTCGCCGCGGACATCGCGCACCGGCACCAGCGCCTCACCCACTTCGACTCGCGCGAGAAGGCCTTCTATCTCATCAGCGTGCTCGCGAGCCTATGGCTCTGGGGAGGGCTCTTGGCGGCCGCCTCGCGCCATCGAGGCACGTCGCGGCACTTCGCGCGGGTGCTCGCGCTCGTCGCCGGGGTGCTCGCCTTCGGGGCTCAGATTTACCTGTTCGACAGGTACATGGCGTACATGAACCACAGGGCCGTCCTCGTGGGCACGCAGATGATGCCCAGCATCGGTCAGCAGCTCTGGTTCGACAGGTACGCCTTCGCGAGGGCCCTCCTCCCGCCGATCGTCCTCTCCCTCGCCATCCCTTACGTCGCGCGGAAGCTCGCCCCGACGCCGAAGGCCGTGGGCCGCTCCGCCCTGGATTTCGCCTGCGTCGCGCTGCTCGTCGTGATGTTCGTCGACCCGGAGCGCGGCGGTGAGCAGGGCGCCACTCCCGACACGCTCTACGTGTCCGCCATGGGCCAGCTCGCGCGCGCCCGGTGGGACCACAACGAGACGGTCGACCGGGTGCACCCCGGGCCACGCACGCCCATTCCGCTGCCCGAGCTCCACGCGAACCCGCGCGCGAAGCGGAACGTGCTCTTCATCATCACGGAGTCGGTGCGCTCGCACAGCGTGTGCGTCGAGCCTCGCGACGACTGCAAGCTCACGCCGTTCTCGAACGCGGCGGTCCCCGACAGGCTGCCTTTCACGCAGCTCCGCGCCCTCGACTCGACGACCGCGATCTCGCTCGCCATCATGTGGAGCGGCCTCTCGCCGGCCGAGTCCCGCAAGGATCTCCACTCGGCGCCGCTCCTCTGGGAGTACTTGTCCGCCGCCCACCTGCACGGCACGTATTTCACGTCGCAGAACCTGCTCTTCGGAAACTCGGGCACGTGGCTCGAGGGATTGCCCATCGACCGGCGCGTGAGCGCGACCGAGATCGACCCGCAGTCGACCTACGAGACCGGCGCCGACGACGGCATCCTCGTCGATCACGTGATCTCGCACCTCGACGGCCTCGGCGAGCCGCGCGTCGACGTGGTGCACCTCTCGAACACCCACTTCCCGTACAAGGTCGACCCTCGGTACTCGCCGTTCCAGCCGCAAGAAGAGGCCACCGGGCCCGGCTACGAGACGCAGATCCTGAACCGGTACCAAGACTCGATCTACCTCCAGGACATGGCGGTCGGTCGGTTCCTCACCGCCTTCAAGAAGCGCCCCGACGCGGCCCACACCGTGATCGTGTTCGTCTCCGACCACGGGGAGCAGATGCGCGAGCACGGCGCCGTCGGGCACACGGGCACGCTGTACGACGCGGAGATCCGCATCCCGCTTTGGATCGACGCGCCTCCCGGCACGCTCACCGAGGACGAGAGGAAGACGCTCGTCGCGCTCCGTCACGCCCCGCTGCTCTCGATCGACATCTTCCCCACGATCTTGGATCTCGTCGGCCTCTGGGAGGCGCCGGAGCTCGCTCCGTTCCGCGCGCGCATGCCGGGGCGCAGCCTCCTCTCGGGGGGGACTCCGCTCGAAACTCCAACGATTCTCACGAATTGCAGCGAGCTCTGGGCCTGCGCATTCAAGAACTGGGGCGCGATCCGCGGGACCCGGAAGCTCATCGCGCACCAGGGGGACAACCACTGGAACTGCTTCGACGTGGCCAAGGACCCGGAGGAGAAGACCGACCTCGGCATCGACGCCTGCCGCGATCTGCTCCCGCTCGCCGAAGGAAACGGGCGCGGTCGGCCCTTCTGA
- a CDS encoding metalloregulator ArsR/SmtB family transcription factor has translation MALDTSPAFGASPRWELYRVLSEPVRLRLLALAAEEELAIGELADLLGESQPNVSRHTAPLKAVGLVTIRREGTRAFVRLAREASSDRVVADALESGKELVRADGSLARVTDVVREREASGREFFARPVNADIAPGPGDAVQAYVATLSALLPSRALAVDVGTGDGALLDVLAPAFDTVVAIDRSQARLEVAGKRVAARGYANVELYAGEVDDPAVTSRVGEKADVVFAARILHHAPKPAEMIEKLSRFCRAPTHDGPGGALLVLDYVAHDDEAMRAEADVWLGFEPRELVDFATRAGLVGAKVAKVPAPFRGRGKDSHLTWQVLVARRGPAEKPGALTRELPETSAPEGRTHRTRRPS, from the coding sequence ATGGCCTTGGACACGAGCCCAGCGTTCGGCGCTTCCCCCCGGTGGGAGCTCTATCGCGTGCTGTCCGAGCCCGTGCGCCTCCGCCTCTTGGCGCTCGCCGCCGAGGAGGAGCTCGCGATCGGCGAGCTTGCCGACCTCCTCGGGGAGAGCCAGCCGAACGTGTCGCGCCACACGGCCCCGCTGAAGGCCGTCGGCCTCGTGACGATCCGACGCGAGGGCACGAGGGCGTTCGTCCGTCTCGCGCGTGAGGCGTCGAGCGATCGTGTCGTGGCCGATGCTCTCGAGAGCGGCAAAGAGCTCGTCCGGGCCGACGGGAGCCTCGCCCGCGTGACCGACGTGGTGCGCGAGCGCGAGGCGTCCGGGCGTGAGTTCTTTGCCCGGCCCGTGAATGCCGACATCGCTCCGGGCCCCGGAGACGCCGTGCAAGCGTACGTGGCGACGCTCTCGGCGCTCCTGCCTTCGCGCGCGCTCGCGGTCGACGTGGGCACGGGCGACGGCGCGCTGCTCGACGTGCTCGCGCCGGCGTTCGACACGGTGGTCGCCATCGACAGGTCCCAGGCGCGCCTCGAGGTCGCCGGAAAACGTGTGGCGGCGCGCGGATACGCGAACGTCGAGCTCTACGCGGGCGAGGTCGACGACCCGGCCGTCACGAGCCGTGTGGGCGAAAAGGCCGACGTGGTCTTCGCCGCCCGCATTCTCCATCACGCCCCGAAGCCCGCCGAGATGATCGAGAAGCTCTCGCGCTTTTGCCGGGCTCCGACGCACGACGGGCCCGGCGGCGCCTTGCTGGTGCTCGACTACGTCGCCCACGACGACGAAGCCATGCGCGCCGAGGCCGACGTGTGGCTCGGGTTCGAGCCTCGCGAGCTCGTCGACTTCGCGACACGCGCCGGCCTCGTCGGCGCCAAGGTCGCCAAGGTCCCCGCCCCGTTCCGTGGGCGCGGGAAAGACTCTCATCTTACGTGGCAGGTGCTCGTCGCCCGCCGCGGACCGGCCGAAAAACCGGGCGCTCTCACGCGAGAGCTCCCCGAAACTTCTGCCCCCGAGGGGCGAACGCATCGAACAAGGAGACCGTCATGA
- a CDS encoding adenosylhomocysteinase — MSTSKNYKVKDISLAEWGRKEIEIAESEMPGLMAIRKEYGPSQPLKGARVAGCLHMTTQTAVLIETLTALGAEVTWTSCNIFSTVDQAAAAIAATGVPVFAWKGMTEKEYEECLEAQIYAFKGGKGPNLILDDGGDLTVWIHQKHPQLFTGEDPIRGLSEETTTGVHRLYEMSKAGTLKVPAINVNDSVTKSKFDNLYGCRESLGDGLKRATGVMFAGKTAVVAGYGDVGKGSAQALRALGARVMVTEIDPICALQAAMEGYQVVTMEDAAPIADIFVTATGCNAVIRSEHLRAMKDQAIVCNIGHFDTEIDVSWLEKNPEIKEINVKPQVDQFVFPDGKRITLLARGRLVNLGCATGHPSFVMSSSFSNQTLAQLELWQNAKAYETGKVYTLPKKLDEKVASLHLGKLGVKLTTLTKEQSDYLGVGAEGPFKPDHYRY, encoded by the coding sequence ATGAGCACGTCGAAGAACTACAAGGTCAAGGACATCTCTCTCGCCGAGTGGGGCCGCAAGGAGATCGAGATCGCCGAGAGCGAGATGCCGGGCCTCATGGCCATCCGCAAGGAGTACGGCCCGAGCCAGCCGCTCAAGGGCGCCCGCGTCGCCGGCTGCCTCCACATGACGACCCAGACGGCCGTCCTCATCGAGACGCTCACGGCGCTCGGCGCCGAGGTCACCTGGACCTCGTGCAACATCTTCTCGACGGTCGACCAGGCCGCGGCCGCCATCGCGGCGACGGGCGTGCCCGTCTTCGCGTGGAAGGGCATGACCGAGAAGGAGTACGAGGAGTGCCTCGAGGCGCAGATCTACGCCTTCAAGGGCGGCAAGGGCCCGAACCTCATCCTCGACGACGGCGGTGACCTCACCGTCTGGATCCACCAGAAGCACCCGCAGCTCTTCACGGGCGAGGACCCCATCCGCGGCCTCTCCGAGGAGACCACGACGGGCGTCCACCGCCTCTACGAGATGTCGAAGGCCGGCACGCTCAAGGTGCCCGCCATCAACGTCAACGACTCGGTCACGAAGTCGAAGTTCGACAACCTCTACGGTTGCCGCGAGTCGCTCGGCGACGGCCTGAAGCGCGCCACGGGCGTCATGTTCGCCGGCAAGACCGCGGTCGTCGCGGGCTACGGCGACGTGGGCAAGGGCTCGGCCCAGGCGCTCCGCGCGCTCGGCGCCCGCGTCATGGTCACCGAGATCGACCCGATCTGCGCCCTCCAGGCCGCCATGGAAGGCTACCAGGTCGTCACGATGGAAGACGCGGCCCCCATCGCCGACATCTTCGTCACCGCCACGGGCTGCAACGCCGTCATCCGCTCGGAGCACCTCCGCGCGATGAAGGACCAGGCCATCGTGTGCAACATCGGCCACTTCGACACCGAGATCGACGTCTCCTGGCTCGAAAAGAACCCGGAGATCAAGGAGATCAACGTCAAGCCGCAGGTCGACCAGTTCGTCTTCCCCGATGGCAAGCGCATCACGCTCCTCGCCCGCGGCCGCCTCGTGAACCTCGGCTGCGCGACGGGTCACCCCTCGTTCGTCATGTCGTCGTCGTTCTCGAACCAGACGCTCGCGCAGCTCGAGCTCTGGCAGAACGCGAAGGCCTACGAGACGGGCAAGGTCTACACCCTCCCGAAGAAGCTCGACGAGAAGGTCGCCTCGCTCCACCTCGGCAAGCTCGGCGTGAAGCTGACGACGCTCACCAAGGAGCAGTCGGACTACCTCGGCGTCGGCGCCGAGGGCCCCTTCAAGCCCGACCACTACCGCTACTGA
- a CDS encoding group 1 truncated hemoglobin, whose protein sequence is MNIRTLAFLSISGLTVLGIACGGKTPPKEPPVVEAVADAAPPEPVDAAPAPKPLVERLGGKDALKAVFETFGKNVQGDKKVSKIFGKTLKVDQFRDMLFEHVCEKAGGECKYSGKPWKEAFKGLKVTEAQWEAFVESLKAAMEEKKVGEAESADVISTIAELKEEIVDPATKKK, encoded by the coding sequence ATGAACATTCGCACCTTGGCGTTCCTTTCGATTTCCGGCCTGACGGTCCTTGGCATCGCGTGCGGCGGCAAGACGCCCCCCAAAGAGCCCCCGGTGGTCGAGGCGGTGGCGGACGCGGCCCCCCCCGAGCCCGTCGACGCGGCCCCCGCGCCGAAGCCCCTCGTCGAACGACTCGGCGGAAAAGACGCGCTGAAGGCCGTCTTCGAGACGTTCGGCAAGAACGTCCAAGGCGACAAGAAGGTGAGCAAGATCTTCGGCAAGACGCTCAAGGTCGATCAGTTCCGGGACATGCTCTTCGAGCACGTCTGCGAGAAGGCCGGCGGCGAGTGCAAGTACTCGGGGAAGCCCTGGAAAGAGGCCTTCAAGGGGCTCAAGGTCACCGAGGCGCAGTGGGAGGCGTTCGTCGAGAGCCTGAAGGCCGCCATGGAGGAGAAGAAGGTCGGCGAGGCCGAGTCGGCCGACGTCATCTCCACGATCGCCGAGCTCAAAGAAGAGATCGTCGACCCCGCGACCAAGAAGAAGTGA